The nucleotide sequence GGCCTTCCGTCCATGCGGCGACGGCGCGGCGCGCGGCTTCGCCGAGCAGGCTGTGGCGGCGGAAGGCGTTCTCCAGTCCTTCCTCGTGCAGCATGTCGATCGCCTTGCGCAAAGCGAACAACAGATGCACCGGCGCGGTGCCGGCATATTTGCGATAGTTCTCGGTGCCCTCGCGCTCGCTCCAGCTCCAATAGGGCGTGTTCATATTCGCCTTCTTGTGCACCTCGAGCGCGCGCGCGTTGGCGGCGACGAAGCCGAGGCCGGGCGGCGTCATCAGGCCCTTCTGCGAGCCGGACATCGCGACGTCGATGCCCCATTTGTCCATCTCGAACGGCATGCAGCCGAGCGAGGCGACGGTGTCGACCATGTACAGCGCGGGATGGCCGGCTGCCTTGATCGCCTTGCCGATCGCCTCGATGTCGTTCTGCACGCCTGACGCCGTATCGACCTGGACGACGACGACGGCCTTGATGGTGTGCTCCTTGTCGCGGCGCAGGCGCTCCTCGACCTCGCTCGGGCGCACCGCGCGGCGCCAGTCGCCCTTGAGCACCTCGACCTCGGCGCCCATCAGCGCGGCCGCGTTGCCCCAGCCGATCGCAAACCGTCCGCTCTCCAGCACCAGCACCTTGTCGCCGCGCGACAGCACGTTGCTGAGTGCGGCCTCCCAGGCACCGTGGCCGTTGGCGATGTAGATGTAGGACTTGCCCTTGGTCGCGAACAATTTCGAGATGTCGCCGAGCAGGCTTTCGGTCAGGTCGAGCATCTCCTTGGAGTAGATGTCGATCGCCGGACGATGCATCGCCCGCAGCACCTCGTCGGGCATCGTGGTGGGCCCGGGGATGGCCAGAAATTCCCGGCCCGCGCGAACGGTCATTGCTGTTGGTCCTTATTGCCAGAGAACAGATCGGTGGGTTGCTGATTCACAGTCTTACGCGGGGCGAGGGCCTTGGAAAAGCGCCCAAAATGCAGGTCTGGTTATCGCTTGGTCTCCCGGCAGCCGGCGGCCTCCGCTTCTTCCACCGAGCAGAACCAGCGGGTGCCCTTGCTGATCTTCATCTTGATCTGGGTGTACCAGCGGCTGGTCGGCTGGTGATAGATGCACTCGCCGGCGCTGTTGACGTTGCCCTTGATGGTGCAGTCGGGCGACGGGGCGACCGGCCCCGAGGCCGAGGCGAGCAGCACCGCATGCGCCCCGTCGGGCGGCTTGGTGGCGCCCAATATCGTGGTCTTCTTGTTGCGCACGCGCCAGTCCCAGGGCGCGATGAAGGCGCCCTGCCACATCCCGGCCTTTGCCTCGCGCGCGGTGGCTTCATCGGGTTCATAGTCTTTGGAGATGCGGGTGTAGGCCAGCGCCCAGCCGCTGCGCACCAGCCATTTCTGGATGTCCTCGCCGCCGACCTCGCAACGCGCCACGGTACGGCCGCGCCGGTCGATCGACCTCGCGTGGCAGACCCAGGTCTTGCCGTCGGTGTATTTGGC is from Bradyrhizobium xenonodulans and encodes:
- a CDS encoding pyridoxal-phosphate-dependent aminotransferase family protein gives rise to the protein MTVRAGREFLAIPGPTTMPDEVLRAMHRPAIDIYSKEMLDLTESLLGDISKLFATKGKSYIYIANGHGAWEAALSNVLSRGDKVLVLESGRFAIGWGNAAALMGAEVEVLKGDWRRAVRPSEVEERLRRDKEHTIKAVVVVQVDTASGVQNDIEAIGKAIKAAGHPALYMVDTVASLGCMPFEMDKWGIDVAMSGSQKGLMTPPGLGFVAANARALEVHKKANMNTPYWSWSEREGTENYRKYAGTAPVHLLFALRKAIDMLHEEGLENAFRRHSLLGEAARRAVAAWTEGQVLGFNVAEASERSNTVTTVTMSNGHDPAVLQRYCKDKCGVVLGTGIGDLSGQAFRIAHMGHVNAPMLLGTLGVVEIALNALKIPHGKGGLEAAVSYLGEEVAV
- a CDS encoding thermonuclease family protein, yielding MLRKFLIALSLLALSLPGISSLAEAADITGTAKVRAGDAVVIGNTRIRLGGIDAPAVDQLCLNTKTERWTCGIAARDELAKYTDGKTWVCHARSIDRRGRTVARCEVGGEDIQKWLVRSGWALAYTRISKDYEPDEATAREAKAGMWQGAFIAPWDWRVRNKKTTILGATKPPDGAHAVLLASASGPVAPSPDCTIKGNVNSAGECIYHQPTSRWYTQIKMKISKGTRWFCSVEEAEAAGCRETKR